AGATTGGACAAAATAACGCGGACTGGGAGTCAATCTCTCGAAAACGGAACTctgttattcacaaataaatacaaacattAAGTGAACGCAGGCTTTCCTTCAGCGACAGTGTCCGTTACTTAAGGTTGGTTAAATGATAAGAAGCTTAACTGGAGCCTGAATAGCAAAGAAAGAGTGAAGAAAGCCACGACAGAAGGCCTCTATGCAAAAAAGGCCATTGGGCTTACTTTCGTACAACTGCAGTAAAAGTGCGTTAAAAGATCATAGATTTTAGTAGATAGACGGATATTAAGGCATAACCTTTGCCCCTCTACTGTACTGAGTAATACACTATGCCGACGTTTCCAGGAGCAACGGGACAAGCAAATAAGAAGCAGACCTACATTTCCTTCAGTTAGCAAGggcgaaaatgaaattgattgTTCAGTTTTCATAATGCCACGACACAAGGCTCTGATGGAGATTGGGCGGTGGATCATGAAGCGCTTCGAACAGCTCGCTCTGAATGTGGAAGAGGGCGTGCTCAAGAGCGACCTGAACAAGCATCATCAGATTCGTAGATGGCATTATCGAgagctacatatgtacatatgtgaggCCGGTGGACTGCACAATGGTCAACATGACCCACTGTGGGTGGTATCGTCATCTACTTCGGTAATGCTTTTCTCATATCAGACGTTGGCGACCTGGATATGGCGCAGAAGCGGCAATGGATCCCAAGGACACCAAGCAGCTTTGAACtcaactgaaactgaaaagtCGGCACACATCTATAATTTCGTCAAATGCCAAAAGAAGACATTATAAAGGATGTTGGATGTGACAATACATCTAATAACTAAATGAGGAATACCCCTGATACAAATTTACCACATATCTACTTACCATGAACACCCTGTGTTATGAAGAcctttaaaataaaaagaataatctgttctgttctgttgcaACATTCTTATAAACCACACGTGTTATTCTTTCCACCTATAGCATAATCCccaacaataacaacacaaACATAACACAATAACTAAAGATGATTAAGATGAGTAACGCCCAAACATTTCAGTTGTTATATGCAGCGAGGATTTTGAATGAACAAAgtcgatatatgtatatacggaTCTAAAAATAGAAGGAACTTTCATGTGTAAGCACAGCAGAGCACtgtactatactatactatactatactatactatactatactatactatactatactatactgtATAGTGCCGAAGACACGATTATGaaatttcttcttcttcgaaAATCCTTTTGCGATTGACTGGTTGGAtgataaaataatatattctCGGCATTCATGTTTAATACTTCAGAAATATTCATtagtttaaatataaaataacgGCTTAAAATCCCCCACCCCatttcataataataatttcgtACGGTTGGCGTATCGttgagaaattaaatttaatacaaaCTTCcatagaaaagaaaacaattggaacacacaaaaatacccTATCTAGGAAGGCTCTGAGCTTGCACTTGACTACAAATTGGTTTGAGTCGTAAGCAAACCTAGTCCTCAGTTCAGTCTTACATTTCTCTTTGTACAATACACATCTACAGATCTAAAATTATaaagttgtttgttttttttttttttttttgaatatttttgatcaAGTGCGAATAcacttttttcctttttgaaAATTTGTGACAGCTCTGCGGTTTTTGTTTCGTTGACTTGTTTTGTAGTCATGTCTGAAGACGACTGTTCATCGACTCGTGACTGGGCTTTGCCCTCCTCGAATGGGAAGCGATCCGATGCCGCTTACCGCAAACAGCGGATTCTACCCACACACAAGGGAAGAGCTGTGCTCAACCTTGCGGCACAGCGGCGTGGAAGGATGCCTTCAAAGCCCCGAGCACCTTACCGTAGTGCAGCAGCTCCCTTTTGCTCCCTACAGCCAACGCCATTGTCCGTGCATCTGGAGCGCCCGTATAAGGCTGAAGCCGAAAAAACGCGTCCCCATTGAGCGCAAAAGCAAACGCACATGTGGCAAGGACAAGCCCAAGAGCTCGGAAGTCTGTTGCTAAGAAGTCAAAGCGCAATGTCCAGAAGCCCTAGTGCTAGAAGACCGATATGAACTATAGAAACAAAACTAGaatatgaaaaacaaaaacaaaccaaacgaaaTGAACCGAAACAACACAAGACCATCGTCAATTCAGGAATCCTCGAAGCAAACTCAAATTGAACTTGAAGAAGCCCCATCTAGGACGAAGCCGACTTGGTACAAAAGAGCCACCCACGAGCATACGGCGATTGTATCTGATGTGAGTACAGGGGACATGTGCATGTGGGTAATCCAATAGGATTGTGTGTGCAGTCTATGATTCCAGGTAGAAGGATTCATTTTGTTCCCCTCGTAGATTTGGCGCCTGAGGAGGTGTCGGCCATCACTCTGCTGAACCGTGTGGAGACCAGTATGGCATGGGATCGACACGTGGAATACCAGCTATGCTATTGTCGTGGCCTTTTGTCTTTTCGAGAACCGACTGGCGCGACTGGCCTCTTAAAAGCTCTTAAAACGGATTGCCCAGTGAGTGGCAGTGCTGGATGGCAGGGAATGTATTCTGAATAAATAATAGTAGTAATTCAAGAGTATCCACCAAAATGTTAAAATATCGTAACCTAGATCCGCTGTATTCTTTGTGTATTCTTTGTCACAAAAGTGTGATTGTTGATTACAAAATCGATAGGCGCTGACAGTCGGTCAGCGTTGGTTAAGGTTGATCAAATTTTCGATACCGTGGATTAGCCTTCCGGAGCAGCTGCCTCTACGATAAAATCTTTGATCAAGTAGCTCCGTCTAGCTCTGTTCAGCTCCGACATTGGCAGCTATTGGGGGttttggtgaaaatggatatgtgtaacgtccagaaggaagcgtttccggccccataaagtatatatattcttgaccAGCTTctatagccgagtcgatagagccatgtctgtctgttcgttTGTCCGCCCGTCTCAGAGACTGTAAGAGCGAGAGTGACGACATTTCGTATATAGACtactgtgatatgtcactgttacaaggtTTTTTTAAAACTTCACCCCGTCCCCTTCCGCCcaacaaaggacgaaaatctgtggcatccacaattttaaagatacgagaccgaccaaaaacgcagaatcgtaaaAAATGAGcacctagatctcagagactacaagagctagagcaataaatttggtatccaccgtcctgtgatatcgaacctCCGCAAGTGTACTTCAAAAATTGGCcgcacccctttccgcccccgcaaaggacgaaaatctgtagCATCCGCAGATCGCAAAGAATATTagagctagagtaaccaaattcctgttagatctcacttctactcattttgagtatcgggtataattagtTTCGGACTCCCAACTCTAATTAATATTTCTTGGAAAAAAACTTGTTCATTCACTGAAATGGCAATTGCAATACCAATGCATAGACTTCTTTAACAGCATATCACATTCAAAATTCgacttttttaaatttcttttcccttttttccccTTATCATATAAACATTTCGAGTATTTTCGGGATCAACTGCTTGTAAAAGCACATATTAAAAGCTGCaacatttaaaaattatatgAATATCGGATAGCGACAGATAGCTAGATTTTTTCTTGGAACTCAGCTCCCCATttctataaaaaatacaattattcGATTAGCAAACTGTTCGATATTAGGGCAAATCAATTGCTTACAATGAAACATCGAGAAACGGAACATCTGTCGATGTTTTAGAATCTCTTGAGATTGTCAAGAGATTCGAAGGCTTGTACTCGAATCGGCCTTTCTAAACGCTAGTTGTCAAAAAAGAAATCGTATTGTCCCAAGCAAAGTAATTAATGCAATGCATTGCAATGGTATGGGCAAAATATCAAATCGCCTTATAAAGTGGTATTTACAAATTTACTGAGGCTTAAATGTAGaaaaaatttacataatttacAGAAAAATCATGATAGTCTCGTTTTGCAGGTGAATCTCGAAAAAGTGAATAGTACCTAAACGAGGGCTCTGGAACAATTGGCATATTGTAGCATAATTAGCATAAGAACCCCATAAATTATATCATGAAAAGCTAGACCTCGCAAATAAGCAATCAGACATACGCTAAAGACACCTATATCGTTCGGtattttctgtctcttttcTCAATGTGTCCTTAAATGTCCTTGTCAACCGTCATTCGCGGGCTATGGCGCTAGCCCTTAAcattaattgatttaattagTTGTTTCAAGTATTCATATTAGGGTTTTCGACCAGTTTGAATCTCAATCAGACCAATCATAATATTGGTCTTAACACATAAGATGGTCCATAAGAATCAATTAAAGATATTGATTACCACTAGACCTcggattttgcatatttgcatatttttatcAGATTGTTaccaaaattattatttagaCGTTTGATCGTTCAAATATAACGAATTTGAATGCATATCGAAAATatgcatacaaaatatacGAAATGTATGCAAACGAATTTCATCGAAAAATTTAAGCATATAGTACTTTCCCTTGTCCAACGCTTTACCATATATTGTTCCACCATATATTGGTCGCAGGCCCGACTTGAAACCAGAGCAAAACTTTATGACAACACCGAAGATGTGCCTCTCTATATGAAGTCTCTCTGTGACATATTGTTAGTGTAATTTCTTATCTGTTTGATCTCTGGCATTATTTTGAGCGATTGATTTGCccgttttaatttgttttcattttctgcaGTCTTTGAAGTTAAGTGTAGTGAAATGCCGAAAATAAATAGGTgcaaaatacattttatgGGAAAATGGTTTAAGAGCCGTACCGAAAAGTGCTTTAAAATTGTTGGAAACGATATAATTTGTGGTGGTAGGGGTATCCCTATACTCATttcgagtatcgggtataaaaagcacggtatacaaaaaaaacttttggctTATTCACCAATTACGAAGCCGATAATAATACAGCTATTATATGCTGCAGGAACTGGAAATAGTTTCCTCTCTCTTTGCATTAAGATTCCGCGggagtggctgtggatgtggaaacTGAACCCTCGGCTACCCCGGGAAAGTTATCCAACTTGTGGGCTACATCCTGGACGCGGCAGCATTGCACCAAGCCATAGGCGGGGTAGTCGCGAAGACTGCCGAACACACTATTCTTCAGCCAAGCCACCTGCTCGCACATGGTGGGGCAGAATTCGTTCATGTCCTCGGCCTTGAACTGCAAGAAAAATCAAGAGACGTTTAGCCAAAGTTGTGGGGAACATGCCCCATGCACATGCCGACTTACAAACGGGGAGTTGTGACCGATTACGACGAACTCATCCTGTGCCTTCCCAGTCGGGTGCAGGTCCCGCACATGGGCCCAGATGTGGGCGGGCAGTTTCAGCGGCGAGTGACCGTTGTCTAACTCGATGCTGAGGATGCGACTGGCATTGCACTCTCGCATCAGCGGCATTGAAAGTTGACCCGAAACCCCCAGACGAATATCGAACTTGGACCCTGCTGGCTCGATGGCCGCCTGTAATGCATTGAGCCACAGCCTCCAGTTGCCGGTACGCAGGCTACGCAGCCAAACGACACTGAGCATTTCCTCATAGCCAGCCAGCTGTCTTCTGATATCCTCATCCTGCACCAGGCTGGTGTACTCAAAGATAACCCCGCCGAAAAGCTGCTTGAGCTGATTGTCCTTCTTCCAGTATTCTTCAATTACCATCGGACTGCAATGGAGCCAAAGAGTTCTTATTGGAATCTTAAATGGGAAAACATGGTGCTATACCCACCTTACAGTCTTGAATAGACTTTTGGTGTATGTCACGTTAATATCCAGTCCAAGGACATTCAACTGTCCCAATTGAACCTGCTTAGAGGACGGACTTTTATAAACCtacaaagaaaaaatatcACGCTCACTGACCGTCCCCTACCTTCTCAATAAGCCTGTTCTTTGGCGGATAAGCCGTGTAGCTGACATACTTGAGCTCAAGCCCAACAATGTCGTAGCAAATCCCCGCACTCTTAATGGATCCCATTTCGCCGAAGTCCTGCGCAACCACGAGCGTCATGTGGTCTCCGCAGTCTGGTAAGCTGGTTCGACTCTCGAACATTAGGGAAACCGTCGTTCCCCTACAACGAACACTTGATATAGCGTGTGAAGGGTATTTTTTCGAATTAAAATGGTCAAGATTACAAGTAAAAATTTCACTTGTGTCCTTAAGTTTCATCCAGTTGTAGCTACCAAAATAATCAatagaaaaataacaaaaaattaaattacggGTATATTGAGtctaaaacaacaaaaacatttgcCAAGAATGGTAACTAAGCCTTATTTTGATGGAAAGTGAAATGTTGAAGCAACTAGTGTAACAAACCTCCCTCCATTAACTTCAAATCCTCCTGCACAATACATCTGTACCGATTCGTAGGAGTCTCGTACAAATGGGACCTGGGCGTCAGTCAAAAGGTGCCTCGACCCGAAGCTTGTCAAGATTACGGGTGCTGGATCCATTATCGCCATTTCGCAGCGTCCGATAACATCCTCGGGCAGTATGGAGAGGACCGACAGCCCCAGAATAAGGGTGTACAGAGGTAGCATCGCGATTATTTTCAACTGATTGAGACCGATCGAAGGCGGAGTATTTATGTAGGAAatgagggaaagagagagacacgaaGCGGTCGTGTTTTCGTCGCGTCGTCTATGTAGAGCAGTAATCGGCTCTGAGGGAGCCGATGGTAAGAGAGGGAGATCACTCTGTTCTCGGTTCAGCCATGCATCAGACTACCACATTTATATGTTTCTTCTGTTCagcaattctggactctcgagcctcagcaccgtcgaagcggtggtcacgtatcgccgatgtctttggagcggcacagtgggacctttggccgtctcagcttgctaaattagttagtgaatatgagttcaataaatatttgcattgagtacttacatatatataaactttgagtgcttatatctcctaaactaaatgttaatgtgtgtatgtgtgtgtgtaggaagctgggttgcatacggtacataaaccgtctacagtttggtcgtcgcaactag
The sequence above is a segment of the Drosophila pseudoobscura strain MV-25-SWS-2005 chromosome X, UCI_Dpse_MV25, whole genome shotgun sequence genome. Coding sequences within it:
- the LOC4815671 gene encoding uncharacterized protein isoform X1, which encodes MLPLYTLILGLSVLSILPEDVIGRCEMAIMDPAPVILTSFGSRHLLTDAQVPFVRDSYESVQMYCAGGFEVNGGSYNWMKLKDTSEIFTCNLDHFNSKKYPSHAISSVRCRGTTVSLMFESRTSLPDCGDHMTLVVAQDFGEMGSIKSAGICYDIVGLELKYVSYTAYPPKNRLIEKQVQLGQLNVLGLDINVTYTKSLFKTVSPMVIEEYWKKDNQLKQLFGGVIFEYTSLVQDEDIRRQLAGYEEMLSVVWLRSLRTGNWRLWLNALQAAIEPAGSKFDIRLGVSGQLSMPLMRECNASRILSIELDNGHSPLKLPAHIWAHVRDLHPTGKAQDEFVVIGHNSPFFKAEDMNEFCPTMCEQVAWLKNSVFGSLRDYPAYGLVQCCRVQDVAHKLDNFPGVAEGSVSTSTATPAES
- the LOC4815671 gene encoding uncharacterized protein isoform X2, with translation MLPLYTLILGLSVLSILPEDVIGRCEMAIMDPAPVILTSFGSRHLLTDAQVPFVRDSYESVQMYCAGGFEVNGGSYNWMKLKDTSEIFTCNLDHFNSKKYPSHAISSVRCRGTTVSLMFESRTSLPDCGDHMTLVVAQDFGEMGSIKSAGICYDIVGLELKYVSYTAYPPKNRLIEKVQLGQLNVLGLDINVTYTKSLFKTVSPMVIEEYWKKDNQLKQLFGGVIFEYTSLVQDEDIRRQLAGYEEMLSVVWLRSLRTGNWRLWLNALQAAIEPAGSKFDIRLGVSGQLSMPLMRECNASRILSIELDNGHSPLKLPAHIWAHVRDLHPTGKAQDEFVVIGHNSPFFKAEDMNEFCPTMCEQVAWLKNSVFGSLRDYPAYGLVQCCRVQDVAHKLDNFPGVAEGSVSTSTATPAES